Part of the Amycolatopsis sp. 195334CR genome is shown below.
GCGCTCGCGCCGTACGCCGAAGGTCCGAAAGCCGCGGCCGCCGTCAAGGACACTGCCGCAGCGGCGGCGGCCAGGAGCAAGGGGGTCTGACCGTGTCGGAAACCGTGCAGGCAGAGTCAGCGGAGCAGGCCGGCAGGCCCGCTCCGGTGGCGCCGCTGAAATCGCTGTCGGTGCTGCCGTCGCAGCGCCGCAAGCGGTTGTCCACCCCGACCACGCTGCGCGAGGTCATGTCCCAGTTCGCCACCGGGATCACGGTGATCACCGCCGGTGGCGAGCGGGGGCACGGGATGACCGCCAACGCGTTCAGCTCGGTGTCGCTGGATCCGCCGATGGTGCTGTGCTGCGTGTCCCGCGCGGCCAGGATGCACGACGCGATCCTGTCGGCGAAGGCGTTCGCGGTGTCCATCCTGGGCGCCGAGCAGCGGGAGATGGCGCGGTACTTCGCCGACTGGCGGCGGCCGCGCGGGCTGGCCCAGTTCGACGCGGTCGACTGGTTCCCCGGTCCGCACACCGGCTCCCCGCTGCTGTCCGGTTCGCTGGCCTGGGTCGAGTGCAACCTCGCCGAGGTCTACGAAGGCGGGGACCACTCGATCTTCCTCGGCAACGTGGTCAGCTCGAAGCGGGGCACCGGCCCGCACGCCCTGACCTTCTTCGGCGGCGACTACCACCAGGTCGGTCCGGATGTCCGCGCCTCGGCCTAGGTTGCTGGTCACCGTGACGGGTGGCACCGGGTTCGCCGGTGCCCACTCGGTCGCGGCGATCGTCGCCCGCGGGCACCGCGTGCGGCTGCTGGCGCGGGACCCGGCTTCGGCCGGTCCCGCGCTGGAACCGCTGGGCGTGGACCCCGCCGCGGTCGACGTGGTGGCGGGCGACGTCACCGACGAGGCCGCGGTGACCGCCGCGGTCCGCGGTGCCGACGCCGTGCTGCACGCGGCCGCGGTCTACTCCTTCGACAGCCGTCAGCGCGCGGTGATGCGGGCGGTCAACGAACGCGGGACCGAGGTCGTGCTGAGCGCGTCGCGGCGGGCGGGCGTCGGCCGGATCGTGCACGTTTCCAGCGTGGCGGCGTTGTTCCCGTCGAAGGAGCCGCTGGGCCCGGCCTCGCCGGTCGGGACACCGCGCGAGACCTACATGGCGACCAAGGCCGCCGCGGAGGCCGTCGCGCGGCGGCACCAGGCCGAGGGCGTGCCGGTCGTGATCAGCTACCCGCCCGCCATGCTCGGCCCGCACGACCCGAAGCTCGGCGACCAGAACGCCAGGCTGCGCAACGTGTTGCGCGGGCTGATGCCGTTCTGGCCGCGGGGCGGGCTGCCGATGGGCGATGTCCGCGACACCGCCGCACTGCACGCGCTCGTGGTGGAGAACCCCGGCCCCAACCGGGTTTTCGGCCCGGGCCGGGCAGTGTCCACACGCGACTACGTGGCGGCGGTGCGCGCGGTGACCGGCCGCGCGCTGCCCGCCCTGTTCCTGCCGCCCGCCGCGCTGGTGCCGGTCGGCAGGCTGGCCGACCTCGCCCAGCGGGGGTGGCCGTGGCGGATCCCGGCGGAGTACGGCGCGATCTACGCCTGCGCGTGCGACGCGCGGGTCGATCCGGCCGCACCCAGTGCTGGGCTGAGCCCGCGGCCGCTGGCCGCGACCCTGACCGACACGGTGCGGTGGTTGCACCGCACCGGTTTTCTGTCCGATCGGCAGGCTGGCGTGCTCGGCACGCCGGTGCCGATTCCGTTGTTAGCAGGAAGGGCTGTCCGATGAGCGCCGAATCCGTTCCCCAGCCGGCCGAGCCGGAGACCGACCAGCCGATCCCGCTGTTCGGCCGCGCCGAGCCGCCCGCCGCCGCGGCGGACGCGCAGGACGCGCCGGACCCCCGGTGGCTCAGCGGCCCGCCGTACCCCTCGGTGCCGCGCCTCGGCCGCGGGCTGCGCTGGAGCGACCTGGTCGCCCAGATGGAGGCCGACCACGCCGAACGAGAGGCCAGGAGGGCGGCGTGAGCGAGCGGACGGACGCCAACGCCTACGCGTTCGACCGCGGCCCGGCGGCCCCCGCCGGACCCGCGGCGGCCGAGCGCGCCGTGGGGGGTGACGACGTCGTTGTGCCCTTCCCGCGCCACCGCACCGAAGAAGGCAGGCGGGGCCGCGCCCCGGGCGGCGGGCGCCAGCGCTCCGTCCGCGAGCGCGGCCGCGACTACGCCGCGTCGCGCACCATGGACGGCCTGCGCGAGCGGCTCGGCGAACAACGCGCCAAGATCGTCGAAGGGCAGCCGGAGCGCCAGCACAAGCTCGGCAAGCTGACCGCGCGCGAACGGCTCGACCTGCTGCTGGACGAGGACTCGTTCACCGAGGTCGAGCTGTACCGCAGGCACCAGCTGAGCGGGCCGAAGCTGGGGGACAACCGGCCGTTCACCGACGGGGTGGTGGCCGGTTCCGGCACCATCGAGGGCCGCCGGGTCTTCGTCTACTCGCAGGACTTCGCGTTGTTCGGCGGTTCGCTCGGGCAGGCGCACGCGGCGAAGATCCACAAGGTGATGGACCTGGCGCTGGCCACCGGGTCGCCGCTGATCGGGCTGAACGACAGCGGTGGCGCCCGGATCCAGGAGGGCGTCGAGGCGCTGCACGGCTACGGCGGCATCTTCCGCAGGCACGCGGCCGCGTCCGGGGTGATCCCGCAGATCAGCGTGATCCTCGGGCCGTGTGCCGGTGGCGCGGCCTACTCGCCGGCACTGGCCGACTTCACCTTCATGGTCCGCGACACCGCCCGGATGTACCTGACCGGGCCGGATGTGGTCGAGGTGGTCAGCGGCGAACGGGTCAGCCACGACGAACTGGGCGGCGCCGACGTGCACGGCGAGCTGTCCGGCTCGGCCGCCGTGGTGCACGACGACGAGGAGAGCTGCCTCGCCGACGTGCGCTACCTGGTGTCCATGCTGCCGCGCAACAACCTCGAACCGGCACCCCGCACGGTGGGCAGCGGTGCCGGGCAGGAGGTGCGGCCCCGGCTGGCCGAGATCGTGCCGGTGGAGCCCAACCAGCCCTACGACATCCGCGAGGTGATCGCCGAGGTCGTCGACGACGAGGACTTCTTCGAGATCCACGAGCTGTGGGCGCGCAACGTGGTGTGCGCGTTCGGGCGGATCGACGGCGAACTGGTCGGGGTGGTCGGCAACCAGCCGATGGTGCTGGCCGGCGTGCTGGACCGGGAGGCCTCGCAGAAGGCGGCGCGGTTCGTCCGGTTCTGCGACGCGTTCAACATCCCGCTGATCACCCTGGTCGACGTCCCCGGCTTCCTGCCGGGCACCGAGCAGGAGCACAACGGGGTGATCCGGCACGGCGCGAAGCTGCTCTACGCCTACTGCGAGGCGACCGTGCCGCGGATCCAGGTGGTGCTGCGCAAGGCCTACGGCGGCGCGTACATCGTGATGGACTCGCGGTCCATCGGCTGCGACCTGTCGCTGGCCTGGCCGACCAACGAGATCGCCGTGCTCGGCGCCGAGGGCGCGGTCAACGTGCTGTTCCGCAAGGAGCTGGCGGCCGAGACCGACCCGGAGCCGCTGCGCCAGGAGCTGATCGGGGCCTACACCGAGGAGTTCCTCGACCCGGCCTACGCCGCCGAGCGCGGCCTGGTCGACGACGTGATCGATCCGGTGGACACCCGGGCGGCGATCGCCCGCGGGCTGGCCATGCTGCGGGACAAGCGCACCGAGCGACCCCGCCGCAAGCACGGGAACGTGCCGCTGTGACCGGCGAGGAGCCACTGGTGCGGGTGGTCCGCGGTGCGCCCGACGACCACGAGCTGGCCGCGGTCACCGTGGTGCTCGCGGCGTTGCTGGCCGCGGAACCGGCCGCACCGGTGGTTCCCGCGCCCCGGTCCGGCTGGGCCGATCGGTCCCACTCGCTGGGAATTCCGGCCCAGCATGCCCCGGGAGCGTGGAATTCCTAGGGAATCCCTCCCGAATCGAGGTGCGTGAGAGTCAGAATTTAGTGACCCAGGGCACACTGGGACAGGTAGTGCGCAGTTCGGCAACGGAGGTCCGCTGATGGAGTACTCGAACCACGGGGAGAACCC
Proteins encoded:
- a CDS encoding NAD-dependent epimerase/dehydratase family protein, giving the protein MTGGTGFAGAHSVAAIVARGHRVRLLARDPASAGPALEPLGVDPAAVDVVAGDVTDEAAVTAAVRGADAVLHAAAVYSFDSRQRAVMRAVNERGTEVVLSASRRAGVGRIVHVSSVAALFPSKEPLGPASPVGTPRETYMATKAAAEAVARRHQAEGVPVVISYPPAMLGPHDPKLGDQNARLRNVLRGLMPFWPRGGLPMGDVRDTAALHALVVENPGPNRVFGPGRAVSTRDYVAAVRAVTGRALPALFLPPAALVPVGRLADLAQRGWPWRIPAEYGAIYACACDARVDPAAPSAGLSPRPLAATLTDTVRWLHRTGFLSDRQAGVLGTPVPIPLLAGRAVR
- a CDS encoding acyl-CoA carboxylase subunit beta; its protein translation is MDGLRERLGEQRAKIVEGQPERQHKLGKLTARERLDLLLDEDSFTEVELYRRHQLSGPKLGDNRPFTDGVVAGSGTIEGRRVFVYSQDFALFGGSLGQAHAAKIHKVMDLALATGSPLIGLNDSGGARIQEGVEALHGYGGIFRRHAAASGVIPQISVILGPCAGGAAYSPALADFTFMVRDTARMYLTGPDVVEVVSGERVSHDELGGADVHGELSGSAAVVHDDEESCLADVRYLVSMLPRNNLEPAPRTVGSGAGQEVRPRLAEIVPVEPNQPYDIREVIAEVVDDEDFFEIHELWARNVVCAFGRIDGELVGVVGNQPMVLAGVLDREASQKAARFVRFCDAFNIPLITLVDVPGFLPGTEQEHNGVIRHGAKLLYAYCEATVPRIQVVLRKAYGGAYIVMDSRSIGCDLSLAWPTNEIAVLGAEGAVNVLFRKELAAETDPEPLRQELIGAYTEEFLDPAYAAERGLVDDVIDPVDTRAAIARGLAMLRDKRTERPRRKHGNVPL
- a CDS encoding flavin reductase family protein, with translation MSQFATGITVITAGGERGHGMTANAFSSVSLDPPMVLCCVSRAARMHDAILSAKAFAVSILGAEQREMARYFADWRRPRGLAQFDAVDWFPGPHTGSPLLSGSLAWVECNLAEVYEGGDHSIFLGNVVSSKRGTGPHALTFFGGDYHQVGPDVRASA
- a CDS encoding DUF6222 family protein codes for the protein MSAESVPQPAEPETDQPIPLFGRAEPPAAAADAQDAPDPRWLSGPPYPSVPRLGRGLRWSDLVAQMEADHAEREARRAA
- a CDS encoding acyl-CoA carboxylase subunit epsilon, which encodes MTGEEPLVRVVRGAPDDHELAAVTVVLAALLAAEPAAPVVPAPRSGWADRSHSLGIPAQHAPGAWNS